The following proteins are encoded in a genomic region of Streptomyces collinus Tu 365:
- a CDS encoding ANTAR domain-containing response regulator: MTAESPQPVDAPDDDKSHVPPLTTRVVIAEDEALIRLDLKEMLEEEGYTVVGEAGDGEQAVELAREHRPDLVILDVKMPKLDGISAAEKIAEESIAPVLMLTAFSQRDLVERARDAGAMAYLVKPFSKSDVVPAIEMAVSRFTELKQLEQEVADLSQRLETRKLVDRAKSVLQTEYGLTEPAAFRWIQKTSMDRRMSMQQVAEAVIADSEEKKAAKG; the protein is encoded by the coding sequence GTGACCGCCGAGTCGCCCCAGCCCGTAGACGCGCCCGACGACGACAAGTCGCACGTGCCTCCGCTGACGACCCGAGTCGTCATCGCCGAGGACGAGGCCCTGATCCGGCTCGACCTCAAAGAGATGCTCGAGGAGGAGGGCTACACCGTCGTCGGCGAGGCCGGTGACGGCGAGCAGGCCGTGGAGCTGGCCCGTGAGCACCGCCCCGACCTGGTGATCCTCGACGTGAAGATGCCCAAGCTCGACGGCATCTCCGCGGCGGAGAAGATCGCCGAGGAGTCCATCGCCCCGGTCCTGATGCTCACCGCCTTCTCGCAGCGCGACCTCGTCGAGCGCGCCCGGGACGCCGGCGCCATGGCCTACCTGGTGAAGCCGTTCAGCAAGAGCGACGTCGTGCCGGCCATCGAGATGGCCGTCTCCCGCTTCACCGAGCTGAAGCAGCTGGAGCAGGAGGTCGCCGACCTCAGCCAGCGGCTGGAGACCCGCAAGCTGGTCGACCGCGCGAAGTCGGTGCTCCAGACCGAGTACGGCCTGACCGAACCGGCCGCCTTCCGCTGGATCCAGAAGACCTCCATGGACCGCCGCATGTCGATGCAGCAGGTCGCCGAGGCGGTCATCGCGGACAGCGAGGAGAAGAAGGCCGCCAAGGGCTGA
- the pyk gene encoding pyruvate kinase, producing the protein MRRAKIVCTLGPATDTYDQIKALVEAGMDVARFNLSHGTHAEHEERYRRVRKAADETGRSVGILADLQGPKIRLGRFAEGPVFLERGDPFTITVEEGVEGDRHRCGTTYAGLAGDVTPGERVLVDDGKVCLEVTAVDGPRVRTRVVEGGVISDHKGLNLPGVAVSVPALSKKDEDDLRWALRTGFDVVALSFVRSGRDADDVHRIMAEEGRRLPVIAKVEKPQAVENIDDIVAAFDGIMVARGDLGVEMPLEQVPIVQKRAVKLARRNAKPVIVATQMLDSMIDNARPTRAEASDVANAVIDGTDAVMLSGETSVGKHPIETVRTMAKIIEAAEEDILAKGLAPLTERNKPRTQGGAVARAAAEMGDFLGARFLVAFTQSGDTARRLSRYRSPIPLLAFTPEQATRSQLSLTWGAETFLGPPVGSTDAMVDQVDELLLKYGRCRKGDVVVITAGSPPGVSGATNMVRVHHIGEDDSPR; encoded by the coding sequence ATGCGCCGAGCAAAGATCGTTTGTACTCTGGGCCCCGCCACCGACACGTACGACCAGATCAAGGCACTGGTCGAGGCCGGAATGGACGTCGCCCGGTTCAACCTCAGCCACGGCACGCACGCCGAGCACGAGGAGCGTTACCGGCGGGTGCGGAAGGCGGCCGACGAAACCGGCCGCAGCGTCGGAATCCTCGCCGACCTTCAAGGTCCGAAGATCCGGCTGGGCCGCTTCGCCGAGGGCCCCGTATTCCTTGAACGCGGCGACCCCTTCACCATCACCGTGGAGGAGGGCGTCGAGGGCGACCGTCACCGCTGCGGCACCACCTACGCGGGCCTCGCCGGTGACGTCACCCCCGGTGAGCGGGTCCTCGTGGACGACGGCAAGGTCTGCCTGGAGGTCACCGCGGTCGACGGGCCGCGCGTCCGCACCCGGGTGGTCGAGGGCGGGGTGATCTCCGATCACAAGGGCCTCAACCTCCCCGGCGTGGCCGTCTCCGTCCCCGCCCTCTCCAAGAAGGACGAGGACGACCTGCGCTGGGCGCTGCGCACCGGCTTCGACGTCGTCGCCCTCTCCTTCGTGCGCAGCGGCAGGGACGCCGACGACGTGCACCGCATCATGGCGGAGGAGGGCCGCCGCCTCCCGGTCATCGCCAAGGTGGAGAAGCCGCAGGCCGTCGAGAACATCGACGACATCGTGGCCGCCTTCGACGGGATCATGGTCGCCCGCGGCGACCTCGGCGTGGAGATGCCGCTGGAGCAGGTCCCGATCGTGCAGAAACGCGCCGTCAAGCTGGCCCGGCGCAACGCCAAGCCGGTCATCGTGGCCACCCAGATGCTCGACTCGATGATCGACAACGCCCGCCCGACCCGCGCCGAGGCCTCGGACGTCGCCAACGCGGTCATCGACGGCACGGACGCGGTGATGCTCTCCGGCGAGACCAGCGTCGGCAAGCACCCGATCGAGACCGTGCGGACCATGGCGAAGATCATCGAGGCCGCCGAGGAGGACATCCTCGCCAAGGGCCTGGCGCCGCTGACCGAGCGGAACAAGCCGCGCACCCAGGGCGGCGCGGTCGCCCGGGCCGCCGCCGAGATGGGCGACTTCCTCGGCGCCCGGTTCCTGGTCGCCTTCACCCAGTCGGGAGACACCGCCCGCCGGCTGTCCCGCTACCGCTCGCCGATCCCGCTGCTGGCCTTCACCCCCGAGCAGGCCACCCGCTCCCAGCTCAGCCTGACCTGGGGCGCCGAGACCTTCCTCGGTCCGCCGGTCGGCTCCACGGACGCCATGGTCGACCAGGTGGACGAACTGCTGCTGAAGTACGGCCGCTGCCGGAAGGGTGACGTCGTGGTCATCACGGCGGGCTCCCCGCCCGGTGTCTCCGGCGCGACCAACATGGTCCGGGTGCACCACATCGGCGAGGACGACAGCCCCCGGTGA
- a CDS encoding SIMPL domain-containing protein, which yields MTSATAGPYGTPDAPLLVVRGEAEFEVEPEVARIGVTVGARGRDRRATLDDLTRRNAAALDLVKSYGQAVEHVSTGAFTLAPELSEHGRGERVRGYHGQVHLGAELTDFTALAELTTRLADLELTRVDGPWWSLRAGSPVHAEARRRAVAEALRRAREYAEALDTSVDALIELDDGGAEGGHPARATFERGTRRFSRAAADEPAGPLDLEPQRLRVAARITARFTMRPPRL from the coding sequence ATGACCTCAGCGACGGCCGGCCCGTACGGCACCCCCGACGCCCCGCTGCTCGTGGTCCGCGGCGAGGCGGAGTTCGAGGTCGAGCCCGAGGTCGCCCGGATCGGCGTCACCGTCGGCGCGCGGGGCCGCGACCGCCGCGCCACCCTCGACGACCTCACCCGCCGCAACGCCGCCGCCCTCGACCTGGTCAAGTCCTACGGGCAGGCGGTGGAGCACGTGTCCACCGGCGCCTTCACCCTCGCCCCCGAACTCTCCGAGCACGGCCGGGGCGAGCGGGTGCGCGGCTACCACGGCCAGGTGCACCTGGGCGCCGAGCTGACCGACTTCACCGCGCTGGCGGAACTCACCACCCGGCTGGCCGACTTGGAGCTGACCCGGGTGGACGGCCCCTGGTGGTCCCTGCGCGCCGGCTCGCCGGTGCACGCCGAGGCCCGGCGGCGGGCGGTCGCCGAGGCGCTGCGGCGGGCCCGCGAGTACGCCGAGGCCCTGGACACCTCCGTCGACGCGCTGATCGAGCTGGACGACGGCGGCGCCGAGGGCGGCCACCCGGCCCGCGCCACCTTCGAACGCGGGACCCGCCGGTTCTCCCGGGCGGCCGCGGACGAGCCCGCCGGACCGCTGGACCTCGAACCGCAGCGGCTGCGCGTCGCCGCCCGGATCACCGCACGCTTCACGATGCGGCCCCCGCGGCTCTGA
- a CDS encoding bifunctional metallophosphatase/5'-nucleotidase, with protein sequence MPLNRRKFLKKSAATGAGVAIAGAAAAPAAEAAEAKGAARHVKRHSLTVMGTTDLHGHVFNWDYFKDAEYSDKAGNAMGLARISTLVEQVREEKGRCNTLLLDAGDTIQGTPLTYYYAKVDPITAKGGPVHPMAQAMNAIGYDAAALGNHEFNYGIETLRKFEDQLDFPLLGANAVDAKTLRPAFPPYYVKKVHVPGAPPVKVAVLGLTNPGIAIWDKAYVQGKLKFEGLEEQAAKWVPRLKALGADVVVVSAHSGTSGTSSYGDQVPYVENAAVNVARQVPGIDAILVGHAHLEIPELKVTNDRTGKTVVLSEPLCYAERLTLFDIELVFSKGRWTVESVSASLRDSKTVADDPKITKLLEDEHAKVVAYVNQVVGRATDTLTTVDARYKDAPIIDLITKVQEDVVKAALAGTEYAALPVVAQASPFSRTSQIPAGDVTIRDLSSLYVYDNTLVAKLMTGAQLRAYLEYSAEYYVQTAAGTAVDVEKLTNAGGRPDYNYDYVSGFAYDIDVAQAAGSRIKNLTYNGAALDDTQQFVLAVNNYRANGGGAFPYVATAKELWSESTEIRTRIAEWVTAKGVLNPKDFASVDWKLTREGTPVF encoded by the coding sequence ATGCCGTTGAACCGCCGGAAGTTCCTGAAGAAGTCCGCCGCCACCGGGGCGGGAGTGGCGATCGCCGGTGCGGCGGCGGCCCCGGCGGCCGAGGCGGCGGAGGCGAAGGGTGCCGCCCGGCACGTGAAGCGTCACTCGCTCACCGTCATGGGCACCACCGACCTGCACGGCCACGTCTTCAACTGGGACTACTTCAAGGACGCGGAGTACTCCGACAAGGCCGGCAACGCCATGGGCCTGGCCCGGATCTCGACCCTGGTCGAGCAGGTCCGCGAGGAGAAGGGCCGCTGCAACACCCTGCTGCTGGACGCCGGCGACACCATCCAGGGCACCCCGCTGACGTACTACTACGCCAAGGTCGACCCGATCACCGCCAAGGGCGGCCCGGTGCACCCGATGGCGCAGGCGATGAACGCCATCGGGTACGACGCCGCGGCGCTCGGCAACCACGAGTTCAACTACGGCATCGAGACCCTGCGCAAGTTCGAGGACCAGCTCGACTTCCCGCTGCTCGGCGCCAACGCGGTGGACGCCAAGACGCTGAGGCCGGCCTTCCCGCCCTACTACGTCAAGAAGGTCCACGTGCCCGGCGCCCCGCCGGTCAAGGTCGCCGTCCTCGGGCTGACCAACCCCGGCATCGCGATCTGGGACAAGGCCTACGTCCAGGGCAAGCTGAAGTTCGAGGGGCTGGAGGAGCAGGCCGCGAAGTGGGTGCCGAGGCTGAAGGCCCTCGGCGCGGACGTGGTCGTGGTCTCCGCCCACTCGGGCACCTCGGGCACCTCGTCGTACGGCGACCAGGTGCCGTACGTGGAGAACGCGGCCGTCAACGTGGCCAGGCAGGTGCCCGGCATCGACGCGATCCTGGTCGGCCACGCCCACCTGGAGATCCCGGAGCTGAAGGTCACCAACGACCGCACCGGGAAGACGGTCGTGCTGTCGGAGCCGCTGTGCTACGCCGAACGGCTGACGCTCTTCGACATCGAGCTGGTGTTCAGCAAGGGCCGCTGGACGGTGGAGTCGGTCTCCGCCTCGCTGCGCGACTCGAAGACCGTCGCCGACGACCCGAAGATCACCAAGTTGCTCGAGGACGAGCACGCGAAGGTCGTCGCGTACGTCAACCAGGTGGTGGGCCGGGCCACCGACACCCTGACCACGGTCGACGCCCGCTACAAGGACGCCCCGATCATCGACCTGATCACCAAGGTCCAGGAGGACGTGGTGAAGGCGGCCCTGGCGGGCACCGAGTACGCCGCGCTGCCGGTGGTCGCGCAGGCCTCGCCGTTCTCCCGCACCTCTCAGATCCCGGCCGGCGACGTGACCATCCGCGACCTGTCCAGCCTGTACGTGTACGACAACACGCTGGTCGCCAAGCTGATGACGGGCGCCCAGCTGCGGGCGTACCTGGAGTACTCGGCGGAGTACTACGTCCAGACGGCCGCCGGCACCGCCGTCGACGTCGAGAAGCTGACGAACGCCGGCGGCCGCCCGGACTACAACTACGACTACGTCTCGGGCTTCGCGTACGACATCGACGTCGCCCAGGCGGCCGGTTCGCGGATCAAGAACCTCACCTACAACGGGGCCGCCCTCGACGACACCCAGCAGTTCGTCCTCGCGGTGAACAACTACCGCGCGAACGGCGGCGGCGCGTTCCCGTACGTCGCCACGGCCAAGGAGCTGTGGTCGGAGTCGACGGAGATCCGCACCCGGATCGCGGAATGGGTCACCGCCAAGGGCGTCCTGAACCCGAAGGACTTCGCCTCCGTGGACTGGAAGCTGACGCGCGAGGGCACGCCGGTGTTCTAG